A genomic region of Vitis vinifera cultivar Pinot Noir 40024 chromosome 7, ASM3070453v1 contains the following coding sequences:
- the LOC104878418 gene encoding uncharacterized protein LOC104878418 codes for MEAYSSSSSSSSSISTYLSLNSQETKRMKQPYPSQSSLHSVRKQQMKPWKKPIAPLPPTPPRVYKVESANFREVVQQLTGSPEFQSRRLQSVAPPPLNLSPAAPLVDSTGPAAPLQLFSSPEKTPLSALYKDLMNDTLETRAAPKLCDNLSISSPLGFAFSPSSYPWCSFPLLSPGTLSALEQSTVL; via the coding sequence ATGGAagcttattcttcttcttcttcctcttcctcctccATCTCCACTTACTTGTCTCTGAACTCCCAAGAAACAAAGAGGATGAAACAGCCCTACCCTTCTCAATCCTCGCTCCATTCCGTTCGTAAGCAGCAGATGAAGCCCTGGAAGAAGCCGATAGCGCCACTGCCGCCCACCCCGCCTAGGGTTTACAAGGTAGAGTCCGCAAACTTCAGGGAAGTGGTCCAACAGCTCACAGGTTCACCAGAGTTCCAGTCTCGGCGCCTCCAGAGCGTGGCACCTCCCCCGCTTAATCTTAGTCCCGCAGCCCCATTGGTGGACTCCACTGGCCCTGCGGCGCcgctgcagctgttttcttctcCGGAGAAGACACCATTGTCTGCCCTCTACAAAGACTTGATGAATGACACATTGGAGACAAGAGCAGCTCCGAAACTATGTGACAATCTATCGATATCAAGTCCGTTGGGGTTCGCCTTCTCTCCATCTTCTTATCCGTGGTGCTCTTTCCCTCTTCTGAGTCCAGGAACTCTATCCGCCTTGGAGCAAAGCACAGTTCTTTAG
- the LOC100252523 gene encoding U-box domain-containing protein 30 → MPMFQHYQKDGLVGFDGGGDGHVLDLDTAVKDGVLGGGGGGVVGGIAEKLDLKRMIEELDLSEIPSVFICPISLEPMQDPVTLCTGQTYERSNILKWFSLGHLTCPTTMQELWDDSVTPNKTLYHLIYSWFSQKYLLMKKRSEDVQGRASELLETLKKVKGQARVQALKELHQVVAAHATARKTVEEGGVALISALLGPFTSHAVGSEVIGVLVNLTLDSESKANLMQPAKISLMVDLLNEGSIETKINSTRLIEMLMEEKDFRSEIVSSHSLLVGLMRLVKDKRHPNGNLPGLTLLRTICLHKQVRNLFVSIGAIPQLVELLPALNPDCLESALFILDTLSSLPEGRLALRDCLNTIPNMVRLLMRVSESCTQYALAILWSVCKLAPEECSSIAVEAGLAAKLLLVIQSGCNPVLKQRSAELLKLCSLNYTDTTFISKCKLTKTIQ, encoded by the coding sequence ATGCCGATGTTTCAGCATTATCAGAAGGATGGGCTTGTGGGGTTTGACGGTGGTGGTGATGGGCATGTTCTAGATCTGGACACTGCCGTTAAAGATGGAGTTTTGGGCGGCGGTGGTGGTGGGGTGGTTGGAGGTATTGCTGAGAAACTGGATCTGAAGAGGATGATTGAAGAGCTTGACTTGTCGGAAATTCCTTCAGTGTTTATTTGCCCAATCTCTCTTGAACCAATGCAGGACCCTGTAACCCTTTGCACAGGCCAAACCTATGAGAGGTCTAACATTCTCAAATGGTTCAGTTTGGGGCACCTCACTTGCCCCACAACGATGCAAGAGCTCTGGGATGATTCGGTTACGCCGAATAAGACCCTTTACCATCTAATTTACAGTTGGTTTTCACAGAAGTATTTGCTTATGAAGAAGAGATCAGAAGATGTACAGGGACGGGCATCAGAGCTTCTGGAGACGCTAAAGAAGGTGAAGGGTCAGGCCAGAGTTCAAGCTCTTAAGGAGCTTCATCAGGTTGTGGCGGCCCATGCTACTGCAAGGAAGACAGTGGAAGAAGGTGGAGTTGCTCTGATTTCAGCTTTATTGGGCCCCTTTACCTCCCATGCTGTTGGTTCTGAAGTAATTGGGGTACTTGTTAACTTGACACTTGATTCAGAATCCAAAGCAAATTTGATGCAACCAGCAAAGATCTCTTTAATGGTGGACCTGTTAAACGAGGGATCGATCGAGACAAAGATCAACTCTACTCGATTGATAGAAATGTTGATGGAGGAGAAGGATTTTCGTTCAGAAATTGTTTCTAGTCATAGTCTTTTGGTTGGATTAATGAGGCTAGTGAAGGATAAGAGGCATCCCAATGGAAACTTGCCTGGGCTTACTCTCCTAAGAACAATATGCTTACATAAACAAGTCAGGAACTTGTTTGTGAGCATTGGGGCCATTCCTCAACTGGTAGAATTGTTGCCTGCCTTGAATCCTGATTGCTTGGAATCAGCCCTTTTCATCTTGGATACCTTGTCATCTCTACCAGAGGGAAGGTTGGCTTTGAGGGATTGTCTGAACACTATACCGAATATGGTGAGGCTATTGATGAGGGTTTCGGAGAGCTGTACTCAATATGCTTTAGCAATCTTATGGTCTGTATGCAAACTGGCTCCTGAGGAATGTTCATCAATTGCTGTGGAGGCTGGTCTTGCAGCAAAGCTCCTTCTCGTCATCCAGAGTGGTTGCAATCCTGTCTTGAAGCAAAGATCTGCAGAGCTCTTGAAACTGTGCAGTCTCAATTATACAGATACCACCTTCATTTCCAAGTGTAAGCTTACAAAAACAATCCAATGA
- the LOC104878482 gene encoding uncharacterized protein LOC104878482 encodes MSKKANKGSKLSRCMKAPFKILACVRDLYIRSMTEFAGRVSYGSAMGCPTAQVSSLPKSFSVSSSKSSGDQDLSELIKVASARSLSNKIELDLLRRQPSSKSPVTGTNVVPRSMSVGIGRIDEDKPCEFGEDIKVNTDAFPRSRSYAVSKKTGIF; translated from the coding sequence ATGAGCAAGAAGGCTAACAAGGGAAGCAAACTGAGCCGGTGCATGAAGGCACCCTTCAAAATCCTGGCCTGCGTCAGGGATTTGTACATCCGCAGCATGACGGAGTTTGCCGGACGGGTGAGTTATGGCTCTGCCATGGGTTGTCCTACAGCCCAAGTCTCCAGTTTGCCTAAGAGCTTCAGTGTCAGCTCCTCCAAGTCAAGTGGAGATCAAGATCTTTCTGAGCTGATCAAGGTTGCTTCTGCTAGGAGTCTGAGCAATAAGATTGAGTTGGATCTTCTCCGGCGACAGCCGTCCTCGAAATCTCCGGTGACCGGCACAAATGTGGTTCCTCGGAGTATGAGTGTTGGAATTGGAAGGATTGATGAAGACAAGCCTTGTGAATTTGGAGAAGATATCAAGGTGAACACCGATGCGTTTCCAAGAAGCAGAAGCTATGCTGTCTCCAAAAAAACTGGGATATTCTGA